The Lolium rigidum isolate FL_2022 chromosome 1, APGP_CSIRO_Lrig_0.1, whole genome shotgun sequence region GGCTGCATCTTCATGTTGTCAGGTATCTACCTGCATGGTTTTTAAGGCGACGCCTTGGCGCCTTAAGGAGGGAGGGCGCTTTGGCGCCTAGGCGACGCCTAGGCGGGCGCTTTGGACGCCTAGGCGCCTAAAGCGGCTGTTTTTACAAAGCGGAGGGGGAGCGCCCTGACGCCTAGGCGTCGCCTAGGCGACGACTAAGCGACGCTTTTTAAACCATGTCTACCTGTGCTTCCTATGGATATGTATGGATACAGCATGATGCATGTATAAAATATATGCTCTTTTGTGATGCTTTTTGTATGAAGTTTTGGTATAGAAAATCTGAAATACTTGCTCTGTTTCATAAATAGCCTCTTCAATGATGAGTTGTTTAATTAGATTTGATATTATTGTCCTTGTCCTTTAATGACCAGGGTGGTAACCACATCATCAAGAGGATTCGTGTCAGTGTGGAGCATGTGCAGCCATCCATGGCCAGGAGTTCCAGCTGACTCGACCCTGTTGCTGCTATCTCCTTCATCCATGAGGTGAGCACATCTACAGGAATTCTGCAGTTGAAGTTTAGAAATATAGAATACTCATGCAGAAATGTGACTGTTTTGAATATGAACCAAGTATCACAATTTTCTTTGGCTGCTTGTTGCCTGCTAATGCTAACATGTCTAGTGTAGCTGGGCTTGTCTGTAGGCATAGTGTGGTTTCTGATTGCCGCGGGATGTGCTGCTTTCTATGGGCTATAGTTTTATGTTTGTATGCTTTGATTGCTACCGCTTCTCCTTCTGCGGGATTAGGAGCAGCTCATTATTGTTTTGTTTTATTCTTAGCAGCTATATTGAGAATAACATGTGGCTTTCTCTCTCTTATGCAGGAGTTCTATGgcaaaaaaatcaaagaatttTGTTACTTCTGGAGGTGTTGGCCTAGTTCTGGGAACTAGTTCTATGTTGGAATTGTTTCGGGAGCTAGTGATCGTATATTCTGGGGAACTGTGAATCTGTTATTTGATATGTGCTTAGACAATTTGTTGTTATTTGATAAGTACTGAGACAATTTACGGTTATTTTGATAAATGCTGAGAAAATTTATCGTTATTTGATGTGTGCTGTGACAATTACTATTATTTGATATGTGATGTGAATCGTGTTGGAAAGACATGTCAAGAGGCCATGGCCCAAACATCATTCGATGGTCGCAAATAATTGGGCTGTGAAAAGGCAAGACTTGAAAAGAAAATGGACTGTAAAATGGCCCAAGATGAAAATTGGTAGTAAAATGGATGTGGCCCAGAAATTAAAAAGGCCATACGTTTTGGCTTGGCCCAATAAACTGAAGATTTCAGAAGAGATAAATGGGCTGGAATTTTGGCTTGGCCCATGTAGACGATAGAAATGGATTGGGCTGATTTTAATCCACAACCAATTGGTTTTGTCATAGATTTGCCACGTGGGATTTGCCACGTTGGATCTGACGTGGACACGCCAGATTGCCATCGACCAAAATTTTGGTCATGGATTCTTTGACCAACAAATTTGGTCGTAGTCCTCGACGACCATTTAAAAAAAAGGTCGTTGTGCTCCGTCAGTGACGCTCAACTGGCGACCAACAATTATTGGTCACTGCGTGGTCATAGATGGCGCACAATGACCTTCCAGTGACCAATATGGAGGGTCGCAAGTcaccatatttcttgtagtgtcaccgagggtatccggagatgctctaggtaaattccaggcggaattggctttctgccggatccgagcttggatagcatgtctgccgctgtattgtcgtctcttcgacgtacttgacttcgtatccgaggaagctcttggcgatctcgtcaacttcgtctccgtaggccgccatgacggaatttccggcgttccagtgttccggctacttgctctgtgccaccgggtcggaatctccgcaacaaatgatgtgcttgatccctatttccttagcgatgcgcgatccgtgtagtagagcctcgtattccgccatgttatttgtagcttcgaagtggatctcgcGAACATACCGCAGTTCTTCTCCAGTAGGGGACTTcagtggtgactccggctcccgagccttgatgctgcttggatccgtcgaagtgcatgacccatgtttccggttccggctccggacttgcatccggagcttccgtccaatccgcaacgaaatctgccaggacttgggattttaccgcgagtccttggcttgtaggcgatgtcgaaggcggat contains the following coding sequences:
- the LOC124700095 gene encoding uncharacterized protein LOC124700095, translated to MRHDAYLSAGVHQPWPRHCVRSLEFTAAVLSPEKNGLHLNLVHNGQMILFLIILRVFHWWILARMSTCNGQRQRQCGPDLQLQPHRLHLHVVRVVTTSSRGFVSVWSMCSHPWPGVPADSTLLLLSPSSMRSSMAKKSKNFVTSGGVGLVLGTSSMLELFRELVIVYSGEL